Below is a genomic region from Hevea brasiliensis isolate MT/VB/25A 57/8 chromosome 3, ASM3005281v1, whole genome shotgun sequence.
TATTTGTCAACTTTGATTCAAAATTAATCTAGTATTCTTTTTGCTACGCGGTAGATTTTTATTGGCTATTCTTGAAGCAAGTGCGTGATTTTGACTAAACTAAAGGCAGCGGAGCGCGGCACATGAGTTGGCGCCGCATTCTGAAATTAAACGACATCGCTTTCTGCAAGGGAAAGGAATTGATTAGTCCAACTGCAGAAATTTCGGCTTGCAGTAAACACCAGCTTCGCTTGTTGTAAAATTTCGTAATTCTCACATTGTCAGCACTTTCACTgagctttctctctctctctctgtctctccccCACAAAAGAAAATGACGTGATACCCAGTTTCCAGCTGATGCTCCGGTCACTGTTCGTAGTATTTTTTTTATCTTGCTTTTCCACTGCTTTTCCTTAATTTTCTCCGGAAAATCTATCAAAGGGTCTTAGAAACAGCGTTGGTGAGACTCACTTTCCTATTGGGTTTTCAGTGAGATCATTTCGCGGTGGTTTGTTGCTTGGTTGATTTGATCTTCGCGTTCTTTTTGTTTTTGGGTTTTCTTTCATGTTATTGTGACGACAAAATAGACTTGCATATGGCATAGATATCCATTTTATGTAAATCATAGTTTATTGGGTCTTTAAATGATTTAATCAAGGTGGGTTTTGGATTTTCCATATGGGTTTCGGTGTATTTTGGCTATACTGGGTTTGAATTGTGTCAGTGAATGAGTTTCCTTTTCCTCTGTTTTCTTGGCATGAGGCTTTAAAAGAACTTGATATTAGTTTCTTAGATTGATTTCTTTTGAGGAATTGATAATTACTATGTTAAGACTAAGAGAAAAGGCATTCTTTGCACTTGATGATGTTTAGATACTTTCTTCCCTTTgcttatgttaattattattttccCATTTCTGTTCTGGAAATCTTGAATTACCTTTTTGTTTTCTTGGATTATATGTTGGCCCCAATTTTTAGCTACCAAAGAATTAGCATTGAGCCACCATAATCTATCAACAGACTAGGTATGGGATATCTGTACTTGTACTAGTTTATGCGGTTTGACTGTGAATGTTGGTCTGCTCATATTTGAGATTTATCACTGTAGACAACCAATAGCATCATATTAGTTAGAGAAATTATGTCTTTACTGATGACAATGATATCATAACTGCTAGCATTACTCCCCATAATGGTAGCTTCCTTCTCAATGAAATTGTCAGGGACAGGTCTCATAGACCTCTCAAGACCTGACAATGGAGCTCAGATCAACAGCTCCTTCAATCACAGAGAACCAACATGAGTAACAGAAGgagagaagaaaggaagaatagaggaaGAGAAGAAgatctgagagagagagagagagagagagagagagagagagagaagagaaataGAGAAAGAGAGTGAATTGTTGTATTATTGATCAGATTATCTCTAATCCAAGATTTGTACAGTATTTATACTCCCTAATACATTGAGTTTATTCTCTATATTTAGTTACAGTAACAAGTGCTAACTTCAATAACAAATTGTAACTAATCTGCTAACTCTTTAACTGTTCCCTCCTAAAATACAACTCAGCAAAGATCCTCTTGACTTGTTAACTTGAACTTCTCCCTCTTCTTGAGTTACCGTCACAACAGAGTACTGATTAATAGTAATGTTTAACCTGCTAAACCAGTAGTAGGTCACCTATTTTATGGACCTCATGCAGCAAAAGACATAAGTGGGTGCAGTTTTAGCAAGTTACCAGTTGTAATGCTTGAAAATCAGTGGACCATTATGtgcattttgttttcttttatattACTGCAAGGTAGAAGGTGTGATCACAGTTTCTTCTTTACACCACAAGCACAAACATCCATTTTTTCTCAATAGAATTAATTTATTTGAAACTGAGTTTTGGCTTACTATTTGTACAAGATGTTGCACTTATCACTTGCCCTTGTTATGTGGAGCTTATGTGAAGATTTGAGGTAGCAATAGAATATAATTATTGCTTTTCGTCTCAATGTCAGTGGCAAAATTGCTCATATGATTTTCCTTGTCTTATCAATAAGCATAATAGAtgcaagctttttttttttttccccttcgaTCTAAAACTTGGTAACTTTTGTTTTTGGTTCCTTAATATTTGTTCAATCTCATGCATATAGGAATGTATAAGAACCAATTGCAAGAGTTGGCTCAAAGAAGCTGCTTCAATTTGCCATCTTATTCTTGTATAAGGGAAGGACCTGATCATGCCCCTCGATTCAAAGCTACTGTCAATTTCAATGGAGAGACTTTTGAAAGTCCTGCCTTTTGCTCTACTCTGAGGCAGGCAGAACATGCGGCTGCTGAGGTAGCACTCACCACACTTGCAAGCAGAGGCCCTTCCAGAGCATTAGCTGCTAGAGTTCTGGTAAGCATTTGGTCAAATGTATCCATTTTCTTCTTTCaagattagaaaaaaaaaaaaaaattcttgtatAGTTCAAAATCAGAATACTTTTTTGGTTACTTCTGCGGTTTCATGTGGATTGTAATTATCTTTGGTTAAGGCTCTAAATTTCATGAATTCCATAAGTTTATGACAGTAGAAACATGCTTGGCTCAATCATGAAAAAGGTTTGTGAAAAAAGATGTCAACATTGCAAAGAAAGTTGGGTTTCAACATTGGAAGGGGAGGCAACTACATTGCCCTTTTTGAAACATTATGAGGTTTCAAAATTTTAAGTTCAGTGgcaaggaaaaataaataaataaacaaaatgcaaaacAAGCTATTGATATTTTTTTGGTCTGATTCATTGTGGGAGACTTGATACCCTGCTTACTATTTTCAATTTCACTATACATCATTCTTTGATATGTTACGTTTCACTTGAATTTTACAGTCTGCCTCAGAAATTTCCAttccatttaatatttttttggtgCTGATCTGCTGCGCAGGATGAAACTGGAGTCTACAAGAATTTGCTTCAAGAGACTGCTCACAGAGCTGGCTTAAAGCTTCCAGTGTATACCACTGTACGTTCAGGACCAGGCCATGTTCCTGTTTTCTCATGCACAGTTGAACTTGCAGGAATGAACTTTACTGGGGAGCCAGCTAGGACCAAGAAACAAGCTCAGAAGAATGCAGCAATGGCTGCATGGTCTGCCCTAAAAAGATGTATGGATCTCAtctttttgtaataatttttgttcAGAGTGCTCTAGTGTGGTTAGAATGAGGTTAACACTGCTGCATCTGCTTTAAACTGGTTAACAAATCATTACAGTCACCCATCTCCTTGATTCAATGAGCATGAATTTTTCCTTAAGCTGATAACTGTTGAAGCCATGGCTGTCAGCCCTACTTCTATTGCTTCTTTCCTGAATAGTCAAAATCTTTGGTAGATGATTAAAATGGCAGTTATAGTTAGCAGAAAGTGGGGAAGCAACCTATAGAATTGTGCAACAAAAATGTGTGTGCATTTGTTGTGTGTGTGGGCTCGTTGTAGAGAGAGATGCCATAAAGCAGATGTTCAGCAATATTTCAGGCAAGCTGACTTAAAAGTAGGAAGATTTTCTGAGGTGGGTGGACACATACTCCCAGTTCCCTCATTCCACCAACCGTCTGATAAATTCCTCTGGATGTTATGTTTTCTTGCCATTACTTAGAATAGCTTCTTGGAAATATATGTATTTTTGCCCTTATCAATTTCTTTGTTTTCTCTGACAATGCATAAGTTGTTACTGATTGAAAATTGATTTCTCTCTTCAAGGTCGGATGTTGATGTAAAATGAGCCTTTGAGTAGGCAAGTTATTGTGTATAAGTGGGTACCATTGTTCTACATTTGTTTgtaaagtgaaaaaaaaataaaaattaaagggcACATATATAGGtgatttaagtgatgaaaaatgaaaatgctcTTTTTCTTCTTCAGAGTTATGTAACTTGTACCTTATAATTATTTTTGTGGAATTTTCCATATGTTATCACTCACctaaattttcatggaaaaatgtgtTGTATGCACTTGCAGTCTTGCACGCTTCTTAAAATTTTATCAGTTGCTTAATGTGAAGTTATCTGAATATTAATATGTTTTTGTAGTGGTTCAACCTGGTTCATCTTCCAGTTCATCATCTTCTTTAGTGGAGAATAAAAAAGGAGGTGAAGAGCAAGAACAAGTTGTAATTGCTCGTTTTCTTGCATCTCTACAACCATCAGAATTAAAGAACTCGAAGCAAAGTGATTGCCATCCAGGACAGGAGAGATTTATCCCTGTATGCAAGCACTTGACCCCTCCAACACCAAGCTTATATCCTATGCAGTGCCAAAACTGGGTATATCCTGGCTTTTCCCATGAAATGGCCATATACCAAATGTGGCAGCAAGAACAATTGTTGCAATTGCAAAACCGTTTATTGACGCTTCAAGTTCCACCAGCTCCTCCTCCTGGTCCTCAAATTCTTCCATATATGCAGTCTATACTCCCCCCAGATTCTCCTCTATTTGTTCCTGTGAGAGAGCAAGAACGGGTACCTGTAGGGCCGAGAATTACAATTGCCACATCAGGACCATTATTATGCTGCTCAGATAGTGTGGCCTCTGATCCAATCAGGGGAAAATCTACAGTTACCATTCAGGAGATGCATGACGAGAAGACTGAAGAATTATCTGAGTGCTCTCCATCACTGGCTCCAGATCCCCCTGTTCTCAGCAAATTCAAGACTGAAGCAAGATTTAAGGAAACAAATCATGAGCATGACAAACTGAAAAATGGTGCAATGGAAAGCAAAGTTGAAAATGCTCAACTAGGAGAGAACCATTCTGAGCAATTTGAACAGGCTTCCCACAGAAGCATGGATTCAGGATACACACATGTAGACTTCAGAGTGCAGAACCTATGTGGTTTTGACTCCACCAATTCAACTTCACAGTATCCTCTAAGACTAAGTTGTAGACCACCTCCATCTGTAGCACCTCCTGTAACAATCAGAAATATGGAGCCTAGACCATCTGCAGCACCTCCTGTAAGAATCAGAAATATGGGACCGGTTTGTTCAGTTCCCAAACCACAAGATTTGGCAGCACAAGTTCCAGCTCAACCAAGAATGAGAACCGGAGGTCCTTCGTATTCAGCCAGACCACAGCCTCAAAGAATGGACTTTGGCAGAGTGCATCCCCGTTCCATGGCACCAGCAGTTCGAATAAGATCAGTTGTACCTGTCTGTTCAGCTCCACCAGCAAGGAAAATGCCAACCACTGGGCAAGAGGGAGCATCAACTAGCAAAGAGAAGAAAGATACGGTACCTGAAGATGTCTCGACAACAAGTTCAGAACTAGGCAAGCTTGGAACATGAGCGGATTACAGACACTACAATTcatcttatttttcttttagtgGTTAGTTTTGCAATTGAATTTATGGTGGTGTTTGGGCACCCAGTGGCATGTAATCAGTATAAATGGGGAGCAGCTAtagatatttatatataaatatatacttGAAAGTCATATTCTTTAAACTTAATCAGGATTGATTCTCCTCAGTTGATTATAGTATGTTTATATTTAAAGATATTTGATCAGGTTATTCCAGGAAAGGATCGAATATCAATTATTCTAAAACATGAAATCAACAAAGATGCAATTTTTGGTATTACATTCCCTTTCTCTACTGTTTTTCatttcactctctctctctcatctctccgCGCGCGCCCTCCTGCCCCcaacccatctctctctctcattgCTCCTTTAGCATAATTCAACCTAATTTCCAAACTTAAGTAGTGGCTTTTGAATCTGttaggcttttttttttcttttcctcttttcgattaaattatatataagaaaataattgaattaaattcctacataattatataactttttgatttaatttctatttcttttaaaatgaattccatttttaagttaaaaagaattcaattctttcaattattAGGTTTCTAAATGTAAGAATTGGCAGAAAAGAAATCAATTGAATTGTATTCTTACAAAAAATTTAGTTTTCAATTAAGCTGATTATGTTTCTAAATATATAAAACAAAAAAAGAGATCATTTAAAAATTCTTGCATATTTCTAGTTTCCAAATAGGTTGTTAAAGGAATTGAAATTattgaattttaacctaaatCCCAAATCTAAATTGGCGCCCCAAAATCACACATCCTTGTCATCTTTGCTTGGCAATATTTTGTTTCTTATTTAGCTTCCTTTAGAACTCACAAATAGATTCTATGTTCAACACTTTATTTGCATAGTTGTAAGAATAACGGAAGGAGAAGTATGTCAAATGATAATGGAAAAGTTTATATGGTGAGATGTGTCGTGATTTACTTTATGTGGTGCAATtaccattcataaacacaaacacaaattgaacacTCTGTATCACAAATTATTCAACCTCACTTTGCTCTCCGTtccttcaattcaaaattcatcCTCTCATATgagaatatttaaaaaatacatatattatgaaattgttataaaaatttttgtcaAAAGATTCTTTCAAACTTTCATCATCTCTTGAAGGTCATCTATTACAATTGCGGAAGTTTTTGAGATCTTCGTTCAAATGGCTAAATTGATTTGGATCAAAACCTTGAgaaggaaatcaaaatttcaaaaatagtgaTTTTTTCAAATATTGGGAGCTTGTATACTAATGcaaagaatgtatttgacaaaatGCGTCACAAAGTTCTTGAAATAAGTATTTAATGAAACTAATATATGATTATTTGCAGCAGATTAAGAGAAATAATCTACAGGTACGAAGATGGAGTTTTGATATTAATTGGAGTTTTGATATTAATCGATGTATATTTAGAGAAAAATCTTGCTCTGTCAGTAGCCCATGGATTGATATCCATGAGGAAACCAAACAGAAGAAGCCTCTGCTTAATAAGAGAAATCATAGGTTCAAAAGATTCATACAGTGTTGATTGCcattggagagagagagagagagagagagaggtctcATCGATTGGGCCGACTTTTAAATATAGCTGTCGATGCACAGGCGATTCTGACTTGTCCCCGCTTCACAGCACTATGaacagaaaaaataaataaataaataaaaccctAGCTGGTGCAAACTAAACTATACCCAATACTATAGTAGAAAATTCACACCCTCTTCCTTGCTTTGACACACAAGACACAGAGTAAAGCCCTTGCCCAAAATGTCCAATTTCTTATCCATAATTCCCAAACAACCCCAAAGGGGGCAGGCGTCCGCAAAGCAACGAGAAGGAAGCATAAAAACTTGTAATCAATCAAAACGGCGAGTATTATTTCTTGCCCTAAACTCTGAACCCCTTTCTTGAAACCCTAGTGGGCTTCTTAATTTTTCTCCCTCTGTCCAGAACGCATTTTTGAAGAGGTGGTGAGCAATCTCTCGTGACTGCTTTCCAGTAAACTCTAGATGAAAGATATGATTCTGACTATCATCGGTTATCTTCTCTGTGATCTCTGCCTCAGTGGGTTCACAGGATTAACTAATATTGAAAGTGTTATTTTCTGCTGTAGTACTTTTATGAGCTTGTTAATGATGGAATGAGAGATGGGTTTGGTTTAAAACTTGCATGGTTGTTGGAGTAAATTGGAAATTTTGATTTTGCAGGTCGGTTTTGAGCCATTGAAGGATGCTTGTGTTGTTTGAGACGCCAGCGGGCTTTGCCCTCTTCAAAGTTTTGGATGAAGGGAAGCTAGCTAAAGTTGAGGTAAACTGGTGCTCAACTTTTTATTTTACCCCGTTTGGCTCTGGGGAAAAAAGTGAAGAAACATAAGATTATGTGTCATATTTTCTGTTCTTATGGTTTTGGAACGTTTAATTGCTTGCCTATTGTACATGTTCATTCTCACTTCTGTTTTCTTGAATATCTACGTGTGAATTCTCCATTCTGTTTTCTTGATTATCAAATTCTGAATATTAGAGAATTCAAGTTTTAGTTTACATGAATTACCAAAGTTATATActtgaaaaaaaaattggagaattgaggTTCCTTGTTCTGAAAATTTTGGattgaattttatttctaatttgtGATTTGGTTGCAGGACTTATGGAAAGAGTTTTCCTCCGCAGACTCAGCAAGAaaggttctctctctctctctctgtgtgtgtgtgtgtgtgtgtgtgtgtgaagcTGGAGTTTTGAAATGGTGAGACAGTATGTAGTTGTACTTTGTTGACAAATTAATTTGCATATTTTGCGAGATCATGAAATTTACTGTTTTTTGTTGTCTTTTGACAATTGTCTGAAACCTATCATGCCTTATTTGGTGGATAAGAAACATGTTTTGGAAGCTTCTTTCAATGTCGAATGACTGTTACAGTCAATTTACTATTCCCCCCTTTAGATGTTAATCATATGGGTATAACTTGTCTTTCTAAATTGGCCTGTGGTAGTCTTTCTTAGCATAATACTTTTTTTTTAGTTCCAAGCTTAACTATGTTTTGGTATAAACATCAGGTGGTCAAGTTGAAAGCATTTTCCAAGTTTGAGAATACATCAGAGGCTTTGGAAGCAGCAACAAAAATAATTGAAGGCACAGCTAGTAAAGGTCTCCGCAAGTTTCTGCGTGCTCATTGTGAGGATGAAACCTTAGCTGTGGCTGATTCAAAGCTTGGAAATGCAATCAAGGAAAAACTGGTGTGCTTATTTCTCTAGAAGAGTTTTTTTACTAAGACATTATATTGTAATTAGGTTTTAGTTTGTGTAAGTTGGAGCCATTATTGTGTTGCAGAAAATAGAATGTGTTCACAACAACGCTGTCATGGAATTGATGAGGGGTGTTAGGAGTCAGTTGACTGAACTCATAGCTGGTTTAGGTGCACAAGATTTGGCACCAATGAGCTTGGGTTTATCTCACAGTCTGTCTAGGTACAAACTGAAGTTTAGTCCCGACAAGGTATTTATTCTTAACCTTATGCTTTGTAATTTCTATGGTTGAAGTGTATTATCTGCCTTTTTTTCTTTTGGGAGCACATGCAAGTGTTGTGatggtcttttttttttcttttttttttgtctagtGATATTGATGTAAAAATGCTGGCTGTTGACTGTATTGATTACAATTACTTTTTGTCTCTTATTGAAGAAATCCTTGTTGAAATGCACAAAGTCAGGATGTTCATTGATAATACATCTGAAGATCCAATTTTGTTTTGACCTCCAATGGATTTGTTCAGGTGGTTCTTCCTATTGGAGGTTTTATTCCAAGGGAAAAAGACTGTTAGGCCAAAGGGAATTTTTCTGAAAAAATTCTCAATTTAATTATCTAAATAAATTTTTCTGGATAAGATATTTAGAAGTTGTATATTGCCAAGTCCATTAAGAATACTTGTATTTCTTTGGGCTGTTGTGGTCTCTTTGctaaacttctttttttttttttaaggttgaTACAATGATCATTCAAGCTATTGGTTTACTTGATGATCTGGATAAAGAGCTCAACACATATGCAATGAGAGTTAGAGAATGGTATGGTTGGCATTTTCCTGAACTTGCAAAGATTGTACAAGACAACATCCTTTATGCCAAAGTGGTGAAATTAATGGGTAGCCGTGATAATGCTGCGAAGCTTGATTTCTCTGaggtaaaaaatataattttgtttattGCAATTACATGGTGTCGTCTGCATGTCTTGCTTATGTTCTTATGAGATCATGAATCCTGCTCATTTGAATAGTCCTCTTTTTTGTTTTATATTGATTTTAGGCTTATGTCCTTATACTGGTCGGTGGTCCACCTGGACAGTATTCTTGTCTGAGTGTTGTCTTCGAGTGtgatattattaataatatgGATAGACAGCAGTTTCACATTTCAGAGGATTTAAATCATGCTCATAAATGTTTTGCTTGTTTATTCTTTCACAGACACTACCAGAAGAAGTTGAGACAGAATTGAAAGAAGCATCTTTGATATCCATGGGAACTGAAGTTAGTGAAGTTGATTTGATGAATATTAGAGAACTCTGTGATCAGGTTTTATCTCTAGCTGAATATAGAGCACAGCTGTACGATTATTTAAAAAGCAGGATGAACACCATTGCACCCAATTTGACTGCCCTTGTTGGAGAGCTTGTTGGAGCTCGCCTCATCGCTCATGGGGGTAGCTTATTGAATCTGGCAAAGCAGCCTGGGAGCACAGTTCAGATTCTTGGGGCAGAAAAGGCTCTTTTCAGAGCTCTAAAGACGAAGCATTCAACTCCCAAATACGGGTTAATTTTCCATGCATCCTTGGTTGGTCAGGCAGCACCTAAGACAAAGGGGAAAATTTCCAGATCGCTAGCTGCTAAAGCAGCACTGGCAATTCGATATGATGCTCTTGGAGATGGGCAAGATAACTCTCTGGGACTGGAAAACCGAGCCAAGGTACTTGAAAAATTTTTACCTATGAAAAGCTTCTCcctccctccctctctctctctctctctctctctctctctctctttctgtgtgtgtgatttattttaGGGGAAGCATTTCTTAGATGTGAGTGTTTGTAGCTTGAAGCACGGTTAAGGAATCTTGAAGGTAGAGAATTGAGTCGTTCTGCTGGATCTGCTAAAGGCAAACCAAAGATAGAAGTTTATGACAAGGATCGAAAGAAGGGAGCTGGAGGATTGATTACTCCTGCCAAGGTCCATATTTGGTCTCATATATTATTCCTAGTTTCCCCTCACATTTTTTCGGCTAATTATTAACTCTTTTTTGTTTTATGCAGACTTATAATCCTTCTGCAGATGCTGTTCTCAGGCAAACACCAAACTCCACTGCTGGCAATGGGGAAGAAGAAGTCCCaaagaagagaaaaaaagagGTAGAACCTTCTCTTACTGGGGAAGTAGCAGAAGAGGCTCCAGTTACTGGTGAGcagaagaaagagaagaagaagaaaaagaaaaaaactgATGAAGAGGAAACTGCTGTGCCAAATGATGGAAATGACACTACTGAGCAGGAAGGCGGAGGGAAAGCAAAGAAagataagaagaaaaaaaagCATAAAGCACAAAGCAATGAAGTGCAAAATGAGTCCGAAAATGCTGATGcaggagaaaagaagaaaaagaagcgaAAGCATGCTGAGCAAGATGAAGAACCTGAaatgccaagcaagaagaaagagaaaaaaaagagaaaaagcgaTGAttaagaaaatctggaaagtggAGGATACAGGCCACCTAGCAATTTTGGAGAAGAAATTAGACAACCAGCTAGCAACCGCATAATTTTCTTTAGGTTTTGGTTTGCTAGCATATTTCTTTCCAGTGTATTTTATGATTTCCTATACAGGTGACAATGAGATGTTCTGTTGGacatattttgaaaattatatttgGAATTCACTTATGTGTTAGTCTGCAGTTATTTATTCAAAAGATTAAGTAGGTACATAAATAAAATCTGATATATTTTTGACATTTCGTAATTTGATTATGAAGTTAATTTATAGATAATTATACGAATTAAGCTAAAACaggtataattttttttagttaacCATCTGGATTATTCGTATGTATTAGGATAATGTAAATTTACAGAAATGTTCATGTTAAAAAGAAAAGCTTGTAACATATGTTTTCACCTGTTAAAACCTTTGCTATTCCTATGTCCATTTTTTAAATTTGCTTTAATGTTTACTTTATCAAGCTTATAGAGGAAAAAAGATTAATGATTTGAAGATTAAAGAGGAAAAGAATAAGCTTTGTTGTGCAGTCTAACTTCAGTGCAGAATATAATAGTAATTTTGCCATTGGTCAAAGTACTTTTCGACAAGCTGCTACTTTAAGAGGGAAAAgcaatcaaacaatttaatttgAAATCTGAATATTTTTGACATGGGTGAGCCATTTTTTCATGTTACATATGCAAAAATCTATGAAAATAATTCTTCCTTATTGTATACAATCTCTATTCTCTTGCTTTAAAAAAAGGGCAAGTTGGCTTCATAATTGATTGGTGATATCTATTACATGACAAAAATATAGGCCTTACAGAATAGGTTTATTAAGAATAATATTTGTACAGATAATTTAAGCCATTAAATAGAAATTTATTGAGTTAGGTTAAGCTGTGCATGTTATGACTAAATTATGTTGTGATAAATTAGTAGTCTAACTTAATGATAGGGAGATGGTTTTtgctaaatatatatattttttattttttttaaatattatattctcACTCTGAATTTGAGAATATGTTATCTAATTTCTAAATAATCACCTTCTTTAAACTTTTATTGAGAAACTAAATTAAATCTCTTGTGAATGAAAAACACAGTTAAATTACTCCTTTATTAATATcaactattaattaattattttcaaataaaaattagCATGTTTAATCTTTTTTTTCATCTTTAAAAATACaggacaaaaatattttgaatttcatttttttttcatttaaacatTATATTTTTTATACATTTAATATGAGATTGATTTTATATAAaacaaatttaatatatataaattaaatatttatattaaaacttgaataaatttaatataaatatttaagttcttggaaaaaatatatataaatatttaagttaaaaaattattaaattctttattatataaaataaaatttttgataaatcctAGTAAAAAAAaccctattattattatttttttagaataaaaaatgCCCATTAATTGAGGAATGAAAATGATGGGAGAGAGGGCGGCTTGGGGTTTGACTTGGAAGAAAACAGGAACGGAAGGCAGAATGATCTGCTACTGTTTctttaactctctctctctcttgtctgAGAAAGGAATCAACAGAACGAGAAAAGAAAGGCAAAGACACAAAAGAGACCGAAAACTAATACTTCCCATAGAAGAGATTGTTAATATATGGTATAAACGTTACTTcactctttctctctccatctctcctTTTACTCGGATTCAATCAAAGTAAGTATCTTTCTCTCTAAACATCACTTTCTTTAATCATCTCTCTCTTTCTATAGCTATCTTTCTGTTCTTGTTAGATCATTTTTCGTTGCAATTCTGTTTAAAACGTCTAtctcttattttctttaatcttattagtctcttttctttaatcttattagtctctttctcttgtgtcagatcatttaaaaaaaaaaagaacttttgCTTATAGTTAATGAATCGTAAAAGCTCTAAATCTTAAAACTTTGGGTTTATGATTTGCATGTATTCATTACTTGTAGGTTCCAGTGATGATTAGTTGAGCTGTAACTTTATATGTTTTTTCTTATCATTTCGACTTTTTCTGATTTTGTTCTTGTGATTCTTGAGAGTTCTGAATCTGGAAAATAAGGGTTCTGATTAGCTTGTGTTCATTTTCTTATATATGAATGCCACTTTGGTTATTTGAGGCTGTTCTAATTGTGAATT
It encodes:
- the LOC110633492 gene encoding double-stranded RNA-binding protein 2, which produces MYKNQLQELAQRSCFNLPSYSCIREGPDHAPRFKATVNFNGETFESPAFCSTLRQAEHAAAEVALTTLASRGPSRALAARVLDETGVYKNLLQETAHRAGLKLPVYTTVRSGPGHVPVFSCTVELAGMNFTGEPARTKKQAQKNAAMAAWSALKRLVQPGSSSSSSSSLVENKKGGEEQEQVVIARFLASLQPSELKNSKQSDCHPGQERFIPVCKHLTPPTPSLYPMQCQNWVYPGFSHEMAIYQMWQQEQLLQLQNRLLTLQVPPAPPPGPQILPYMQSILPPDSPLFVPVREQERVPVGPRITIATSGPLLCCSDSVASDPIRGKSTVTIQEMHDEKTEELSECSPSLAPDPPVLSKFKTEARFKETNHEHDKLKNGAMESKVENAQLGENHSEQFEQASHRSMDSGYTHVDFRVQNLCGFDSTNSTSQYPLRLSCRPPPSVAPPVTIRNMEPRPSAAPPVRIRNMGPVCSVPKPQDLAAQVPAQPRMRTGGPSYSARPQPQRMDFGRVHPRSMAPAVRIRSVVPVCSAPPARKMPTTGQEGASTSKEKKDTVPEDVSTTSSELGKLGT
- the LOC110633488 gene encoding probable nucleolar protein 5-1, with translation MLVLFETPAGFALFKVLDEGKLAKVEDLWKEFSSADSARKVVKLKAFSKFENTSEALEAATKIIEGTASKGLRKFLRAHCEDETLAVADSKLGNAIKEKLKIECVHNNAVMELMRGVRSQLTELIAGLGAQDLAPMSLGLSHSLSRYKLKFSPDKVDTMIIQAIGLLDDLDKELNTYAMRVREWYGWHFPELAKIVQDNILYAKVVKLMGSRDNAAKLDFSETLPEEVETELKEASLISMGTEVSEVDLMNIRELCDQVLSLAEYRAQLYDYLKSRMNTIAPNLTALVGELVGARLIAHGGSLLNLAKQPGSTVQILGAEKALFRALKTKHSTPKYGLIFHASLVGQAAPKTKGKISRSLAAKAALAIRYDALGDGQDNSLGLENRAKLEARLRNLEGRELSRSAGSAKGKPKIEVYDKDRKKGAGGLITPAKTYNPSADAVLRQTPNSTAGNGEEEVPKKRKKEVEPSLTGEVAEEAPVTGEQKKEKKKKKKKTDEEETAVPNDGNDTTEQEGGGKAKKDKKKKKHKAQSNEVQNESENADAGEKKKKKRKHAEQDEEPEMPSKKKEKKKRKSDD